CATTTTCTATATCTTATAGAAAAAACAAATGGATTATTAAAAAAgcgaaaatatttttatactatCTTTGCTCAAATTTTGGTTAAATTtgataattcatatatatatatatatatatatacgaacaCACTCACACATTTAATCAAGAAACTATCTGAATTATCTTTACATTTAACAATGTCCACACAAATAATTGTATTACTAAATATAGTTAAAAATATTTCCACAAACCAAAAACTTAAATTTACAGaaatagttttttgtttttttgttataTATTAGTTTTAGGAataaaatttcatgaaaaatattgtttaatattatttatatatgtagGGGAACAGTTTTTGAATTCaaaacttcttcaatttttttacaaattaatTGATCTTCCCAAATTTAGTTTAATGATAGTTATTTtgatactaaaataaataaattattttaatattttaaatttacccttacaaaattaatttaaaaaagtGTAGCACATCAATAGGAAGATGctttttccatttttcaaaatatatttccaAATTCCAAAGTCCAATTTGTCGTGTAGAAAAGAATTATACAATAAAATGCTGTATATACAATTTCTTAGTAATCTTTtccataaaaagaagaagaagaagaagaaagtggtTATTTTTAAAACTCAGCATATAATGCGAGTGTGCATTATGTAAAAATTATCTTATTTAAAGTTAacataatttagaattttaatatcacataatttagataaaattatcttaaaatttttaAGTTCTGAGTAAAATGGTTAGTAATTAAATATCATTATGTGTTAACTTAGTAACTTTAGATGATTAGGGGGCTTTTCTGTACCAAGTAATATTCATTTACTGAGTTGTAGAATGTAAAAAATAAGTGTCTATTTATATTGAGTCAAAGTTggagtaattttatttttttattgaagaaAATTTAGTGTCTTTCTGTAACTTTAACCCTTTATAATTCCAATGAAAAACACACTCATGGAATGTTAATACATAAGATATTTTATGTGCCTGTTGCTAAGCAATTTCTTCTCtatttgtaattttttgttttctcttttatcatatttttttggTGGGGATTGATGTTCAACATTATTTTTTCTTGGTAACAGGTACAACGCAATGATTTTTGAAGCACTTTCAACTTTGAAGGACCCGAATGGATCTGATACCAGCGCAATTGTTGGCTATATTGAGGTATGCGGAATTTTGTTGGTCAATATTTGCTTACTATATATCAAAAGGTCTTACATGAATAAAGCTATTAATTCAGATTATGAAAGTAATATTGTTAAAATTCATATCCAGATCTCCAGAATCTTACAATCTCATAAtgttaaaaatcacaaaattatTTTACTCccattcaaaatattttggtgTTGGGGTTCCTATGGAATCATGACTCCCAAGATCACTTATTGTGCGATTTGGGTCTAATTCAAATGACTTTTTCATTTTTGAAGTTGATCATGTTTTAATAATTTCTTTCTAGCCTGGCACCGGATggcagaaaataaataaataaataaaaaagttcaagcatttgtcccaaaagatttaaaaaaaaaaatgttttttaattAAAACTTGAGCTATGATTACATCATAGAAAGAAACCCATATAGCTCACTTTGATCTTAATTTCACTTTCTCAACTTCATCTTACATCTATGTTATGAATTTATTTCTTTACTCCTTAGTCCTCACCAACCTGGCAATTTCCTCTCCTTGTAGATCTGTTCTTGCTATACAATTTCTTCTCCTATCTCCTTCCTTTTATCACATGTTCTTCAATTTTACTCTTTCTTTCCCATTCTCGTAAATTTTAATCTTGCCTCATTCtctatttttcttaaattttatatTCTTTTCTCCATTGAAGTATTGGATTTAAAAAGTAATTCTATGTCATTGTCAATTTAATATTGCTTTTACAgtaacaataacaacaataaagCCTTAAATCCTACTTCTATGGAGTGTGAACCTTTTTGTTTTTTGGCCATTTTATATGGTTTTGAATTTTGATTCATAAAAATATGACTAAGCAATCAAATAACATCATGAAGAGTAGTTTTATATTCCTAACCCTTATCCCAAATTCCAATTTAGGCTTGGCTTATTTGTGGAAATTGCCCAAAATTCTTAAAATGCTGGATTGGTGCTGAATTTTTTGAtctagatattattattattatttgtttgtaGAATCTTATTATCCTATGATTCAATCTTATGATCTAATCCCCAAATCTGCTGAGGTTAAGGTAGAATACCAACTTTAACAGCATTGATAAAGAGAACTCTATTTCTACAGACGCCAAAGTTATATTTGGGATTGTGAGAATGGATAGTGTGTTTTGTGTGTTTTGTTCCCTATGACAAAACAAATCTAGTAATGAGAATAATGGaaggaggataagaaatcctccaaaATGTTAGGCAAAAACTAAGACAAAAATTACGTTAGAGTTGCCTTCCAATGCATTGGACGGCAAGAAAccccccaaaaccccaaaagaatGTGCCCAAGGAAGCAAAAATATGTAACTTCCCGCCAAAGCAAGTTTGGAGAAGTCTTCTGATCTttgaaaattctagcattccttttGAGCATCCATAGAATTGTATACACCATACATTTCTAGATGATCCTATCTCTTTcattcttccaaaaaaaaaaagcatgaatAGTTTCCGGAGCTGCCCAATCCTCACTAAAACAACAAAATTATTCTGCCTATACCTTGCTTCCCAGCAATGAAGGAAAATATGATTATTGATCTCATTTGCCTTGTGGCACAACCCATATGTCTGGACATGGGGCTTTATCAGACCTCTTTATCTGTAACATGTCATTCATATTGATCATGTTGAGAATTAAGAGTCCAAATGAAAGCCCAGATTTTAGAAAGAATTTCTGCTTTCCTCATAGCTTTGTTTAATTGTAAGGGGCTATGATTTGTGGGTTTTTTAAGGTTAGAAAAGAAAAGATTTTGAAGAGAAAGACACTGAAGTGTCCCCTATTTAAAGTCTTGTATCTCCCTCAAAGaagggaagaaaaaaaaggagTCCCAATAAACAAGTTCACACATCATCTAGTCTAAACAATTGCGACCCCAACAGCTCCAACAAAGTCTCACCAACCCAGATATCCTCCTAGATATGAATTTTATCTCCATTTCTCACGTTGAAATGGGTAAGAGGAAAGAAAAGGCAAGCTACCTAGGAAACAAACTTCCGAGGGCTCACATAAGTGACATTGCCTATGCATTCCATATTTACTCTTAATTACCCGATGCCATAAGAAATCAGATTCTAATGGAAGCCTCCGTAACCATTATCCAATTTAGGAGATGCTCTTAGAAGTTAGAAaccacattttttttaatgtacTGCACATTTAATCTGTTCACCTTGTCCTGAGAATCTCtctctaattaattaatgaagGTTTGGAATAATTACCTGTATTAACTAAACAGTATATCTGATGCCAGGAGGGAACTGAACTTGGGGAAGTTACTGATTTTCGACTTGGCTCATCAGTGACTCTGTGGAACTTACAGCTGTCATTCAGGTGTAACAGAATCAAAACCTAATATTGCAGGCAGTTTCTAAAgtattttcttgttttttttttttaaataaaatttaagctCAGATAACCCAAGTGCAGGGATGGTAAACATAAGGATGGAAATATCTAAAATTCCCTTCCAAAGTGAAGTTGAAGTAAAAAAAAGTTTGATCTTCCATCTAGATGTAGGAACTCCCAATAAATAGGTAGGGAAACATAATTCACCTCAAGGAAGGTCTGAGCTTTCCAATTTTCTGGTCATCTGCCATTCTGTCGGCCTCTTTCCAATGCACCAAAGAACTGAAAGAAGGCAATGTGATGCCACCCTTAACAGCTCCTTGTTAATTTCATTTTTACCTCTCATCCACCAACTACAAACCTAGTCAATGAACAATCTCAACGTTATCAAACTCACGAAAGGACCTAGTCGATGGACGATCTCAATGTTATCAAACTCACGAAAGGACTCAATGGAAATGAACCAATATTGCACTCTGTTGTATTTTGTTGTTTGATATGAATGTGCATCCTGGTTTTTATGTGTAAAGATATAGTTGGTAAGGTGTAGTTGGATTTTCTGCAACTTTTTGTCGTTAATTTTCATTGCTATTTACTCCACTTAAAGCATCTGAATTTGAAAACATTGACTGGTGTTGTTACCTTAAATGATTATGCAGCAAAGGCATGAGGTGCCCCAGAATTTTAGGAGGTTATTAAGTTCAAGGCTAAGAAGGCTGGTTGCCAGTGACAAACTTGAAAAGGTGACTTGCCGTACTCTTTCATATTATGTTTTCACTGATTATTTTTGACATTCATGTCCTCTCTCCCTTAGTTGCTGGACACTAAAGTTCAGTACCTACCATTTCTTGATCAACTGATAAGCACCTTAATgctcaaaaaaaatttaactgcTCGTGTTTGTATTAATCAGGTTGCAATAGTCACTATTTTTTCTCCTCAAGCCCCTCTTTAATGTGGTCAGTTTTTTGCATATGCCGAACTGTCTATTGTCAAGTTATGTGCATCATGCAGCTGCTTCATGATGGTTGAAATATTTATAGAAACAAGTTCCTGTTGTTTATTAGATGTGTTTTCTTCTTGATGTTGAATTCCTAGTGatttcttcctctttttttttttgggagggggggggggggggaacagaCTGTATATAAGCTCATTCTATGTTGCATTTGGAAAAGGGTTGTGAGACTGCATGTTGTTACAGAAATTATCAAGCTTTGTGTAATTTCATCAATTGGATTCTTATGTACTGCCAAGTGGgaggaaaagaaaaacaagaaaatcGGCTCCTTAATTTCTAGCTTTAGGCTGATAATGATGCTTTAAGGAATTAATACTATACAAATTTAAGTGCAAACGGCAAGGGCATACCGGCAGTTTGGTATGAGGATGTGGGTACTTATTAATCTGACTTGTTGAATTAATACGCTTAGCTAAACGCATTCCTTTGCATGAATTAAACACTCTGAAAATTTAATTTTCGTTGTCTGGTTGTTTTTTCTAGCTCAGGCCTGGCTTGGCTTATCTTTATGCTCTTTTTAGTACATTTCTGACAGTGGATTAAACAAGGTGGCTTTGAAATCCATAATATACAGGTTTTTTATACAGCAACAATAAGTAACAACCACCGCCAAAGActtttaagtcccactaggtgaggtcggTATATGATTTTCATAATCTAGGGTGATATCCTTAGAAAGTTAAGACTTTAGTTTAGATTGTTGTCAAATCTTTTCATAATTTAGTCCAATTTATTCCAGATCTACTTCTCTCCTTCATACAATGCCTACTATCaattaaatcattatttttctttgCAATTGACCAACCACCATAGCTGCCGTTCCTTTATCTTATATACAAGAGACAAGACTAAAGAGTACAAGTGCTATATTTCttgcttattttttaaaaaagttattatatcactcatccatcttagcattATCATTTTAGCTACATTAATTTTTTAGCATGTTTATTAGTTGCACGACCTTTCGCTCATATAACATAGCTgatcttatagctgtcctatgaAAATTTTCTTTCCATTTTGAGGCATTGGATAAAATTTATGTTTTGTGAAATTAAATCCGTAGTATGACTAGAGGTCATAGCACGCATATAGTTACTGCACTCGTACATGTCATTTTCTTTAGTATCCTACTCCTACCTGAATAATGATGCCTAGACCATTTCATGCCTTGAATTCAGGAGTCAATTGTTCAGTTTCCGAAGTATGGTAAAAGTTAGTCCAACCAAGCACCAGCTACACAATGGTTGGCCCTTCCCAAGGATTGAACTTCGGACATCCAGGATGAAAGTCCAATAGTCAAACCATTGAGCTGTCCCGTAGTTGACAAAAGCATCATGAAAATTTTCTGATTTAATGAACTGTCTCTATTAACTTTTGACATTTCATGGGCTGAATTGACAAAATCCAGATTACATGAGTTTAGTGATATTTCTGGGTAAACTTCTCAATCTATATTGTTCAGGAAGCTCTCCCATCAAACCTCCTTCACCCACCCCTCCCCCTCTCCCtcccaaaaaaaggaaaaaaataaaatagagagaaaaaagTGTGAGCTGTTTGGTGTTGTTTTAAGGAAGACCTAGCATATTCTTTTTTCTGAGAAGCTAGGGCACAACCACTATTCCTTTTGTTTTTTAACTGTACACTCTCTCTAGCTCTTGGCCATTGATGAACTGCAATCAAAAGTGCAGGTACAAAACTGCTTCAGGATAAAAAAGCACCCCCTTCTGGGGACAAAAACACCTTCACCAAAACCAAAAGACATCCGACCTAGGTTGTCACAGAACACCAGTTATATACCCTCCTGCGATACTGTAGAAGAAGCAGCTGTCGCTGCTGCATACAAGATTGCTGAAGCTGAAAACAAGTCATTTGTTGCAGCTGAGGCAGTTAAGGAGGCGGAGAGGGTTTCAAAGATGGCTGAAGACACTGACACACTGCTGCAGCTGGCAAGAGAGATTTTTGACAAGTGTAATGCAGAATAACCCGAgtcttgcttcttcttcttctcaatACTCCTTTGTGCCCCTAAATATTTTTCATTGTCTTTCTTGACAGGTTCAAGTGGTGAGCTTGTGATTATGGCATGAGATATGGATTTGCCTCCCTATCAAGTCAGGGACATAGACCCTGTTTATGGGAAA
This window of the Malania oleifera isolate guangnan ecotype guangnan chromosome 6, ASM2987363v1, whole genome shotgun sequence genome carries:
- the LOC131157521 gene encoding telomere repeat-binding factor 4-like isoform X1, producing MGNPKQKWTPEEEEALRAGVAKHGTGKWKNIQRDPEFNHLLFSRSNIDLKDKWRNMSVSASSQGPRDKSRTAKSKVSLDVSAASLSNAQTSAAPAAHDASADMALVDPSKSSLDGKNVPKYNAMIFEALSTLKDPNGSDTSAIVGYIEQRHEVPQNFRRLLSSRLRRLVASDKLEKVQNCFRIKKHPLLGTKTPSPKPKDIRPRLSQNTSYIPSCDTVEEAAVAAAYKIAEAENKSFVAAEAVKEAERVSKMAEDTDTLLQLAREIFDKCSSGELVIMA